Proteins from one Candidatus Woesearchaeota archaeon genomic window:
- the tuf gene encoding translation elongation factor EF-1 subunit alpha, whose translation MAKEKPHLNVVFVGHVDHGKSTTVGRLFYDSGIIDEQTMRKLKEKAQEVGKAGFEFAFVMDNLKEERARGVTIDLSYKKLMTPKYELSIIDAPGHKDFIKNMITGASQADAAVLVVAASEGIMAQTKEHLFLCKTLGVKQLAIAVNKMDTVKYDQAKFNAVKEEVTKLLKTVGYNPANVNFIPTSAQLGDNVFKKSTNMSWYTGPTIFEQLDTFKEPEKLTNLPLRLPIQDVYNITGIGVVPVGRVETGQLKLGDKVIILPGKDGKGVTGEVKTIEMHHEQIQVAEPGDNIGFNVRGIAKKDIARGDVLGRVDSPPTVVQEFTAQIIVLNHPTVLTVGYTPVFHIHTAQVACRFEELVSKLDPATGQVLQKSPDMLKNGDAAIVRIVPTRPIVIEKKSDIPHMSSFAIRDAGSTVAAGMCIDYVKKA comes from the coding sequence ATGGCAAAAGAAAAACCACATTTAAATGTAGTATTTGTAGGTCATGTAGACCACGGTAAAAGTACAACTGTAGGTAGATTGTTCTACGATTCAGGTATAATTGATGAGCAAACAATGAGAAAATTAAAAGAAAAAGCTCAAGAAGTAGGTAAAGCAGGGTTTGAGTTTGCATTTGTTATGGATAATCTTAAAGAAGAAAGAGCAAGAGGAGTTACAATAGATCTTTCTTATAAAAAACTTATGACTCCTAAATATGAGTTAAGTATCATAGATGCTCCAGGGCATAAAGATTTCATAAAAAATATGATTACTGGTGCTTCACAAGCTGATGCTGCAGTTTTAGTTGTGGCTGCAAGTGAAGGTATTATGGCTCAAACTAAAGAACACTTATTCTTGTGTAAAACTTTAGGTGTAAAACAATTAGCTATTGCTGTTAATAAGATGGATACTGTAAAGTACGATCAAGCAAAGTTTAATGCTGTTAAAGAAGAAGTAACAAAATTATTGAAAACTGTTGGTTACAATCCAGCAAATGTTAATTTTATTCCAACAAGTGCACAGCTTGGAGATAATGTTTTCAAGAAATCAACTAATATGTCTTGGTATACTGGTCCAACAATCTTTGAACAATTAGATACATTCAAAGAACCAGAAAAATTAACAAACTTACCATTAAGACTTCCAATACAAGATGTTTATAACATTACTGGTATTGGTGTTGTTCCTGTTGGTAGAGTTGAAACTGGACAATTAAAACTTGGAGACAAAGTTATAATTTTACCTGGAAAAGATGGTAAGGGTGTAACTGGAGAAGTTAAAACTATTGAAATGCATCACGAGCAAATTCAAGTTGCAGAACCGGGTGACAATATTGGATTTAATGTCAGAGGTATTGCAAAGAAAGATATTGCAAGAGGAGATGTATTAGGTAGAGTAGATTCACCTCCAACTGTTGTTCAAGAATTCACTGCACAGATAATAGTATTGAATCACCCAACTGTGTTGACTGTAGGTTATACACCTGTATTCCATATACATACAGCACAAGTAGCGTGTAGATTTGAGGAATTAGTAAGTAAATTAGATCCTGCAACAGGACAAGTTTTACAGAAAAGTCCAGACATGCTTAAAAATGGAGATGCCGCAATTGTAAGAATTGTTCCAACAAGGCCAATAGTAATTGAAAAGAAATCAGATATACCTCATATGAGTTCATTTGCTATTAGAGATGCTGGTTCAACAGTAGCGGCTGGTATGTGTATTGATTATGTAAAGAAGGCTTAA
- a CDS encoding LAGLIDADG family homing endonuclease, which translates to MNLEIPAWILSSRKNQIEWLRAFFDCEAYVDKRAIVLKTVNLHGLSQIKVLLNNLEISSRLYQYQPKNKNHKLNHILIIGRKEDRERYKKVIGFNHTTKLKKLDNF; encoded by the coding sequence TTGAATTTGGAGATTCCTGCGTGGATTTTAAGTTCAAGAAAAAATCAAATAGAATGGCTGAGGGCTTTTTTTGATTGTGAGGCTTATGTAGATAAAAGAGCTATAGTTCTTAAAACTGTTAATTTACATGGATTATCTCAAATTAAGGTGTTATTAAATAATTTAGAAATATCTTCAAGACTATATCAATATCAACCAAAAAATAAGAATCATAAATTAAATCATATTTTAATAATCGGTAGAAAAGAAGATAGGGAAAGATATAAAAAAGTTATAGGTTTTAATCATACCACAAAGCTTAAAAAACTTGACAATTTTTGA
- a CDS encoding cation:proton antiporter: MSQTLFLELGLLIIVATIFSGIMRALKQPLIIGYILTGLVASTYFSNIIQHSETISILSQVGIIFLLFIIGLSLNPRIIKGIGFITLLIGVLQVVITFGVSLILEKFISIPFPSSIFIAAAISFSSTIIVLKLLSDKQETGTLHGKISVSILIIQDLFAIISLILIAATAKNSDIISIALSGFLKGAILVLILFLIAIYLLPKLNQRISSSQEFLFLFSISWCFALAILFKLAGLSGEIGALIAGITLSLSPYHYEISSKVKPLRDFFIIIFFVLLGSQINLANISTIIIPAIIISAFVILIKPIIILIIMGILGYTKKTSFITGLNLAQVSEFSLILCALAFESGRLSESLLSMITLVALITIAISTYMITYSNSIYNIFSSVLSTFERKGKKRNEGNFDENISYKTIIFGFNRTGSALLSAIKKLSKKYLIIEFNPEIIKELEKKKIHCRYGDAQDVELLNELNLSKTKLIISTIPNLETNMLLVKKARNSESNPIVIVVTHHHEDTIKLYEEGADYVIMPYTLSGEHAANLINKIKFNKKLLEKERKSHLKKISLNSI; encoded by the coding sequence ATGTCGCAAACACTATTCTTAGAATTAGGGCTTTTAATTATTGTTGCAACAATATTCTCAGGAATAATGCGTGCTTTGAAACAACCTTTAATTATAGGTTATATTCTAACAGGTTTAGTTGCAAGTACTTATTTTTCAAATATTATCCAACACTCAGAAACAATTTCTATACTTTCACAAGTAGGAATAATCTTCTTATTATTTATAATAGGTTTAAGTCTAAATCCAAGAATTATAAAAGGAATAGGATTTATCACTTTACTAATAGGAGTTTTACAAGTAGTTATAACCTTTGGAGTTTCATTAATACTAGAAAAATTTATTTCAATCCCTTTCCCAAGCTCAATATTTATTGCTGCAGCAATCTCATTTAGTAGTACGATTATAGTTCTAAAATTATTATCAGATAAACAAGAAACAGGAACTCTTCACGGAAAAATTTCAGTCAGCATATTAATAATTCAAGATTTATTCGCAATTATTTCATTAATATTAATAGCTGCAACCGCAAAAAATTCGGATATAATAAGTATTGCACTTTCTGGATTTTTAAAAGGAGCAATTTTAGTTTTAATTTTGTTTTTAATTGCAATTTATTTACTTCCAAAACTAAACCAAAGAATATCAAGTTCACAAGAATTTTTGTTTCTATTCTCAATAAGTTGGTGTTTTGCACTAGCAATATTATTCAAACTAGCAGGTTTATCAGGTGAAATAGGTGCTTTAATAGCTGGAATTACATTATCTCTTTCACCCTATCACTATGAAATAAGTTCCAAAGTAAAACCCCTAAGAGATTTTTTTATAATAATCTTTTTTGTTTTACTAGGCTCACAAATAAATCTAGCAAACATTTCAACTATAATTATACCTGCAATTATTATCTCTGCATTTGTAATTTTAATAAAGCCAATAATCATCTTAATTATTATGGGTATTTTAGGATATACTAAAAAAACTAGTTTTATAACCGGTTTAAATCTCGCACAAGTAAGTGAATTTTCATTAATCTTATGTGCCCTAGCTTTTGAATCCGGAAGACTTTCAGAAAGTTTATTATCTATGATTACTTTAGTTGCACTTATTACAATTGCAATCTCAACGTATATGATTACTTACTCAAATTCAATTTATAACATTTTTTCCTCAGTTTTAAGCACTTTTGAAAGAAAAGGAAAAAAACGTAATGAAGGTAATTTCGATGAAAATATCTCTTATAAAACAATAATATTTGGATTCAATAGAACAGGCTCAGCATTACTTTCTGCAATTAAAAAATTATCTAAAAAATATTTAATTATAGAATTTAATCCTGAAATCATAAAAGAACTAGAAAAGAAAAAAATTCATTGTAGATATGGAGATGCACAAGATGTAGAACTATTAAATGAATTAAATCTTTCAAAAACAAAATTAATAATTTCAACAATTCCAAACTTAGAAACAAATATGTTACTAGTTAAAAAAGCAAGAAATTCGGAAAGTAATCCAATAGTGATTGTTGTTACACATCACCACGAAGATACTATTAAGTTATATGAAGAAGGTGCAGACTATGTTATCATGCCTTATACACTTAGTGGAGAGCATGCTGCAAATTTAATAAATAAAATAAAATTCAATAAAAAACTTTTAGAAAAAGAAAGAAAATCTCATTTAAAAAAGATAAGTTTAAATAGTATATAA
- a CDS encoding L,D-transpeptidase has product MKLGTKILTYVAAGWLLLNPNNFNSENKPQQLSDLEQKVEEIVKKQERVIVIDKSDFLLYYYNNGKVEDKYTVAIGKNTSGKNKSKIGDNLTPEGIFKIQEKSKIDENYLGKYKTDLIRELEYSLFNIIRSPFGTRWMRLKSQSYKGFKTPDWKGIGIHGLRHSPKIFKYQTEGCVGLNVKDAQKLYNKVDIGDYVIIKP; this is encoded by the coding sequence ATGAAATTAGGCACAAAAATCTTAACTTATGTAGCTGCAGGTTGGTTATTACTAAATCCAAATAATTTCAATTCAGAAAATAAGCCACAACAATTATCTGATTTAGAACAAAAAGTAGAAGAAATAGTTAAAAAACAAGAGCGTGTAATAGTAATTGATAAATCTGATTTTTTACTTTATTATTATAATAATGGAAAAGTTGAAGACAAATATACTGTTGCAATAGGGAAAAATACTTCTGGAAAAAATAAATCAAAAATAGGAGATAATCTAACTCCTGAAGGCATATTTAAAATCCAAGAAAAATCAAAAATAGATGAAAATTATTTAGGCAAATATAAAACAGATTTAATAAGGGAATTAGAATATTCATTATTTAACATAATAAGAAGTCCATTTGGAACAAGGTGGATGCGTTTAAAATCTCAAAGTTATAAGGGATTTAAAACCCCTGATTGGAAAGGTATTGGGATACACGGGTTAAGACATAGTCCAAAGATATTTAAATATCAAACAGAAGGATGTGTTGGACTTAACGTCAAAGATGCTCAAAAGTTATACAATAAAGTTGATATTGGTGATTATGTTATAATTAAACCTTAA
- a CDS encoding cold shock domain-containing protein: protein MNGKVKFFNEQKGFGFIAGDDGQEYFVHKTGLKEGARIRDNDEVTFEVGTGDRGPKAINVSLAKKD from the coding sequence ATGAATGGAAAAGTAAAATTTTTTAACGAACAGAAAGGCTTTGGCTTTATTGCTGGAGATGATGGACAAGAGTATTTTGTACATAAAACCGGATTAAAGGAAGGAGCTAGAATAAGAGACAACGATGAAGTTACATTTGAGGTAGGAACTGGAGACAGAGGTCCTAAAGCAATTAATGTAAGTTTAGCAAAGAAAGATTAA
- a CDS encoding tRNA-dihydrouridine synthase family protein: MKDISNIIRGKLVLAPMAGVTNLPFRILCRRYGASLVCTEMINANALSRGNKATERLTETCDEEKPVSFQLFGTKEENFVESIKFIEEKADIIDINMGCPVAKIIKQGAGVALLKRPEKVKRLVSAVVQATKKPVSVKIRISSLENTIKIAKTVEDAGAALITIHARTAQQGYSGKVDWGIVRKTRRELNIPVIGNGGIIDEKSAEKYKKCADYLMIGKAAIGNPYIFTRLNEYLQVGRFIPQMDKIELFNEFYKLTEKYPIKETDFKTQALWFTKGIKNSTDLRNNISKAKTKQEILEIFEKEKN, encoded by the coding sequence ATGAAAGATATTTCCAATATAATTAGAGGAAAACTAGTTCTTGCACCTATGGCGGGTGTTACTAATTTGCCTTTTAGGATTTTATGCAGAAGATATGGTGCAAGTTTGGTTTGTACTGAGATGATTAATGCTAATGCTTTATCTAGAGGAAATAAGGCTACAGAAAGATTAACTGAAACTTGTGATGAAGAAAAACCTGTTTCATTTCAATTGTTTGGAACTAAAGAAGAAAATTTCGTTGAGTCTATTAAATTTATTGAAGAGAAAGCAGATATTATAGATATTAATATGGGTTGCCCTGTTGCTAAGATAATTAAACAGGGTGCAGGTGTTGCTTTACTTAAAAGACCTGAAAAAGTTAAAAGATTAGTAAGTGCAGTTGTTCAGGCAACAAAAAAACCTGTTTCTGTGAAAATAAGAATTTCTAGTTTAGAAAATACAATTAAAATTGCAAAGACAGTTGAAGATGCGGGTGCGGCTTTAATAACTATACATGCAAGAACGGCGCAACAAGGTTATTCTGGGAAAGTTGATTGGGGTATAGTAAGAAAAACGAGAAGAGAGCTGAATATACCTGTAATTGGTAATGGTGGGATAATTGATGAGAAGAGTGCTGAAAAGTACAAAAAATGTGCAGATTATTTAATGATTGGAAAGGCTGCAATTGGCAATCCTTATATATTTACAAGATTAAATGAGTATTTACAAGTTGGAAGATTTATTCCTCAGATGGATAAAATTGAATTGTTTAATGAGTTTTATAAATTAACTGAAAAATATCCTATAAAAGAAACTGATTTTAAAACTCAAGCTTTATGGTTTACTAAAGGGATTAAGAATTCTACTGATTTAAGAAATAATATTTCTAAGGCAAAAACTAAGCAAGAAATTCTAGAAATCTTTGAGAAAGAAAAGAACTAA
- the rpsJ gene encoding 30S ribosomal protein S10, which yields MPKARINLASADIDKLNQICESIKDVASKTGVDISGPITLPTKKLKLTTRKSPCGKGTASWDNFEMRIHKRLIDLAADERALRLVMRVPIPEEVNIEIELID from the coding sequence ATGCCAAAAGCACGAATTAACTTAGCAAGTGCAGATATTGATAAGCTAAATCAAATCTGTGAATCAATAAAGGATGTAGCCAGTAAGACTGGAGTAGATATTTCTGGACCAATTACATTACCAACTAAAAAGCTTAAATTAACAACTAGAAAGTCTCCTTGTGGTAAGGGAACTGCTTCTTGGGATAATTTTGAAATGAGAATTCATAAAAGATTAATCGATTTAGCTGCTGATGAAAGAGCATTAAGATTAGTAATGAGGGTTCCTATTCCTGAAGAAGTTAATATTGAAATTGAATTAATTGATTAA